The DNA sequence CACCGCCGGCCAAAACGTTGGCACCGGTCGTGATTGGACCCTGTTCGCTCTCGTTGATGGCAAGGTATTTTTCGACAAGGACAGCCGCCGCGTCAACGTGGAAGCTGTTGCTATTCCGGCGAATAACTAATTCGCCCTACAAATTCTCGCGGCGAGGTCTCTGGCCTCGCCTTTTTTGTTTCCTGATGCGATGGTATCAGGGTC is a window from the Pedosphaera parvula Ellin514 genome containing:
- a CDS encoding 50S ribosomal protein L27, translating into TAGQNVGTGRDWTLFALVDGKVFFDKDSRRVNVEAVAIPANN